In one Pseudomonas hydrolytica genomic region, the following are encoded:
- a CDS encoding Nudix family hydrolase — protein sequence MRRVHVAAAVIRGVDGRILIARRPQDKHQGGLWEFPGGKVEEGEAVRVALDRELEEELGIRPQAARPLIQIRHDYPDKQVLLDVWEVSAFSGEPHGAEGQPLAWVSERQLLEYEFPAANKPIVAAARLPERYLITPDGLEPSELLAGIRSALAQGVRLIQLRAPNMFDAQYRDLAVDVQGLCAGKAQLMLKGPLEWLGDFPAAGWHLTAEQLRRYAAGGRPFPEDRWLAASCHSAEELALASQMGVDFATLSPLQATATHPEAPPLGWEAASEMLTHFNLPAYLLGGVGPGDIERAWQTGAQGVAGIRAFWPQ from the coding sequence GTGAGGCGCGTTCATGTCGCAGCAGCGGTGATTCGGGGTGTCGATGGACGCATCCTGATTGCCAGGCGCCCTCAGGACAAACACCAGGGCGGTCTGTGGGAGTTTCCCGGCGGCAAGGTGGAGGAGGGCGAGGCCGTGCGCGTCGCCCTCGATCGCGAGCTGGAAGAGGAACTGGGCATTCGCCCACAGGCGGCGCGCCCGCTGATCCAGATTCGCCATGATTACCCGGACAAACAGGTACTGCTGGACGTCTGGGAAGTGTCGGCCTTCAGTGGCGAGCCCCATGGCGCGGAAGGCCAGCCGCTGGCCTGGGTCAGTGAGCGGCAGTTGCTGGAGTATGAATTTCCCGCCGCCAACAAGCCCATAGTCGCCGCCGCGCGTCTGCCGGAGCGCTACCTGATCACCCCCGATGGCCTGGAGCCGAGCGAGCTGCTGGCCGGCATCCGCAGCGCCCTGGCGCAGGGCGTGCGGCTGATCCAGCTACGCGCACCGAACATGTTCGATGCGCAGTATCGCGACCTGGCGGTGGACGTGCAGGGGCTGTGCGCCGGCAAGGCGCAACTGATGCTCAAGGGACCGTTGGAGTGGCTGGGCGATTTTCCTGCCGCCGGCTGGCACCTGACCGCCGAGCAGCTGCGCAGGTATGCCGCTGGCGGCCGCCCCTTCCCTGAAGACCGCTGGCTGGCGGCGTCCTGCCACAGCGCCGAGGAGCTGGCGCTGGCTTCGCAGATGGGCGTGGATTTCGCCACGCTGTCGCCGCTGCAGGCGACGGCGACGCATCCCGAGGCGCCGCCGCTGGGCTGGGAGGCTGCGAGCGAGATGCTGACCCATTTCAACCTGCCGGCCTATCTGCTGGGCGGCGTTGGTCCCGGCGATATCGAGCGCGCCTGGCAGACCGGCGCTCAGGGCGTGGCGGGTATCCGCGCGTTCTGGCCGCAGTAG
- a CDS encoding HAMP domain-containing sensor histidine kinase, with protein MRLRQRLDNLPVGRKLLAALLVLLAAVLLIANLAFISAAYWITQESMAPQALHTLGRLIASPTLSKEALHSPASAEALLKRLDDYAPLRAAVIYDSNGVSLAQLQRGEKLQLPQQLSQLQHWRETAFRTNLLVELPHPSGRPGALLLVASSELPGVFYTGTLSASLAILALSVLLWLLVARQIKRLVTKPIRRLEELSRQVTREENYALRATRGNQDEIGSLADAFNTMLMRIEAREQQLKRARDDAQQAFDQAQSLAEETRHSNRKLELEVQVRSKIEKKLTGFQNYLNSIIDSMPSALIALDEQLYVTQWNQEASALSGTRLDEALNQPVFLAFPPLKPFLPQLRRTAEQHRVEKIERVTWHKDEDPRHYALTFYPLMGGTGRGVVIRIDDITQRLALEEMMVQSEKMLSVGGLAAGMAHEINNPLGAILHNVQNIRRRLSPELEKNREQAEQAGVSLEAIEQYMQAREVPRLLDGIQQAGQRAAKIVSHMLSFSRRSDRQLSPCDLPALIDQALEIAGNDFDLTDSFDFKALQIVRDFDPQLGPVAATANELEQVLLNLLKNAAQAIHQRDDDEPGRITLRTRQVGGWAEVQVEDNGIGMSEAVRKRIFEPFFTTKEVGQGTGLGLAVSYFIVTNNHKGQMEVHSTPGQGTCFTLRLPLASTADNTGL; from the coding sequence ATGAGACTGCGTCAGCGCCTCGACAACCTGCCGGTCGGCCGCAAACTGCTCGCCGCGCTGCTGGTGCTGCTCGCCGCGGTGCTGCTGATCGCCAACCTGGCCTTTATCAGCGCGGCCTACTGGATCACCCAGGAGAGCATGGCGCCCCAGGCCCTGCACACCCTCGGCCGACTGATCGCCAGCCCCACCCTGAGCAAGGAGGCGCTGCACTCGCCGGCCTCGGCCGAAGCCCTGCTCAAGCGCCTGGACGATTACGCGCCGCTGCGTGCGGCGGTGATCTACGACAGCAACGGCGTCAGCCTGGCGCAGTTGCAGCGCGGCGAGAAACTGCAGCTACCGCAACAGCTGAGCCAGCTGCAGCACTGGCGCGAAACCGCCTTTCGCACCAATTTGCTGGTGGAGTTGCCACACCCCAGTGGCCGCCCCGGCGCCCTGCTGCTGGTGGCTTCCAGCGAGCTGCCTGGGGTGTTCTACACCGGCACGCTGAGCGCCAGCCTGGCGATTCTGGCCCTCAGCGTGCTGCTCTGGCTGCTGGTGGCCAGGCAGATCAAGCGCCTGGTGACCAAGCCGATCCGCCGCCTGGAGGAACTGTCGCGCCAGGTCACCCGCGAGGAGAACTATGCGCTGCGCGCCACCCGCGGCAACCAGGACGAGATCGGCAGCCTCGCCGATGCCTTCAACACCATGCTGATGCGCATCGAAGCGCGCGAACAGCAGCTCAAGCGCGCCCGCGACGACGCCCAGCAGGCCTTCGATCAGGCCCAGAGCCTGGCCGAGGAAACCCGCCATTCCAACCGCAAGCTGGAACTGGAAGTGCAGGTGCGCAGCAAGATCGAGAAGAAGCTCACCGGCTTTCAGAACTACCTCAACAGCATCATCGACTCCATGCCCTCGGCGCTGATCGCCCTCGACGAGCAGCTCTACGTCACCCAGTGGAATCAGGAGGCCAGCGCCCTGTCCGGTACCCGCCTGGACGAGGCGCTGAACCAACCGGTGTTTCTCGCCTTTCCGCCGCTCAAGCCCTTCCTGCCGCAGCTGCGGCGCACCGCCGAGCAGCATCGGGTGGAGAAGATCGAACGGGTTACCTGGCACAAGGACGAGGACCCGCGCCATTACGCCCTGACCTTCTACCCGCTGATGGGCGGCACCGGGCGTGGCGTGGTGATCCGCATCGACGACATCACCCAGCGCCTGGCCCTGGAAGAGATGATGGTGCAATCGGAAAAGATGCTTTCGGTCGGCGGGCTGGCCGCGGGCATGGCTCACGAGATCAACAACCCGCTGGGCGCCATCCTGCATAACGTGCAGAACATCCGCAGGCGCCTGTCGCCGGAACTGGAGAAGAACCGCGAGCAGGCCGAGCAGGCCGGCGTCAGCCTGGAGGCCATCGAGCAGTACATGCAGGCGCGCGAGGTGCCACGGCTGCTCGACGGCATCCAGCAGGCCGGCCAGCGTGCCGCCAAGATCGTCAGCCACATGCTCAGTTTCAGTCGCCGCAGCGATCGTCAGCTGTCGCCCTGCGACCTGCCCGCCCTGATCGACCAGGCGCTGGAGATCGCCGGCAACGACTTCGATCTGACCGACAGCTTCGACTTCAAGGCCCTGCAGATCGTCCGCGACTTCGACCCGCAGCTGGGCCCGGTAGCCGCCACCGCCAACGAACTGGAACAGGTGCTGCTCAACCTGCTGAAGAACGCCGCCCAGGCCATCCACCAGCGCGACGACGACGAACCCGGCCGCATCACCCTGCGCACCCGTCAGGTCGGCGGCTGGGCCGAGGTGCAGGTGGAGGACAACGGCATCGGCATGAGCGAGGCCGTGCGCAAGCGCATCTTCGAGCCCTTCTTCACCACCAAGGAAGTCGGCCAGGGCACCGGCCTGGGCCTGGCGGTGTCCTATTTCATCGTCACCAACAACCACAAGGGGCAGATGGAGGTGCACTCCACCCCGGGCCAGGGCACCTGTTTCACCCTGCGCCTGCCACTGGCCTCCACTGCCGACAACACAGGACTCTGA
- a CDS encoding glutathione S-transferase family protein, which translates to MALQLVIGDKNYSSWSLRAALVVDLAGADCEEVLVRLYQPDSRAQLLRHSPTGKVPVLLTEQGAVWDSLAIAEYLAECYPEAQLWPQERQARALARSVCAEMHSGFTALRSHLPMDLARDKALAELPDAAQADIDRICAIWADCRERYASSGNYLFGQASIADAFYAPVAARLRSYHVVLPTTAAAYVETIYRWPAFQRWYQAALQEVKG; encoded by the coding sequence ATGGCACTGCAACTGGTGATTGGCGACAAGAACTATTCCTCCTGGTCTTTGCGCGCGGCGCTGGTGGTCGATCTGGCCGGCGCCGACTGCGAAGAGGTGTTGGTGCGCCTGTATCAGCCGGACAGCCGCGCGCAGTTGCTGCGCCATTCGCCCACCGGCAAGGTGCCGGTTCTGCTGACCGAGCAGGGCGCGGTGTGGGACTCCCTGGCGATTGCCGAGTACCTGGCCGAGTGTTATCCCGAGGCGCAGTTGTGGCCGCAGGAGCGCCAGGCTCGCGCGCTGGCGCGCAGTGTCTGTGCGGAAATGCACAGCGGCTTCACGGCGCTGCGCAGCCATCTGCCCATGGACCTGGCGCGGGACAAGGCGCTGGCCGAGCTGCCGGATGCGGCGCAGGCCGATATTGATCGCATCTGCGCGATCTGGGCCGATTGCCGCGAGCGCTATGCCAGCTCGGGCAACTACCTGTTCGGCCAGGCCAGCATCGCCGATGCTTTCTACGCGCCGGTGGCCGCGCGCCTGCGCAGTTATCATGTGGTGCTGCCGACAACGGCAGCGGCCTATGTCGAAACCATCTACCGCTGGCCGGCGTTCCAACGCTGGTATCAGGCGGCATTGCAGGAGGTAAAGGGGTGA
- a CDS encoding putative 2-dehydropantoate 2-reductase — protein sequence MTWHVLGAGSLGSLWAARLARAGLPVRLILRNRERLAEYQAAGGLTLIEDGAPSHYAIPAELPQADAPIHRLLLACKAYDAQAAATELAPRLAEGAELLLLQNGLGSQDGVAQRLPGQRCLFLSSTEGAFRQPGFEVVFAGHGHTWLGDPLDPTPPAWLDELQRAGIPHQWTPDILARLWRKLALNCAINPLTVLHDCRNGGLREHPAEVATLCAELGELLQRCGQPAAADNLHEEVQRVIAATALNYSSMHQDVAQRRRTEIAYLLGYACAAAQRHDLHLPHLQHLQQRLLSHLAARGLPLD from the coding sequence GCTGCCGGTCCGGCTGATCCTGCGCAACCGGGAGCGCCTGGCCGAATACCAGGCGGCCGGCGGCCTGACCCTGATCGAAGACGGCGCGCCCAGCCACTACGCCATTCCCGCCGAACTACCCCAGGCCGATGCGCCCATCCACCGCCTGCTGCTGGCCTGCAAGGCCTACGACGCGCAGGCCGCCGCAACGGAACTGGCGCCGCGCCTGGCCGAAGGCGCCGAGCTGCTGCTGTTGCAGAACGGCCTGGGCAGCCAGGATGGCGTCGCGCAGCGTCTGCCCGGGCAGCGCTGCCTGTTTCTCTCCAGTACCGAGGGCGCCTTTCGCCAGCCCGGCTTCGAGGTGGTGTTCGCCGGCCATGGTCACACCTGGCTGGGCGACCCGCTCGATCCGACGCCGCCGGCGTGGCTGGACGAGCTGCAGCGCGCCGGCATTCCCCATCAATGGACTCCGGACATCCTCGCGCGGCTGTGGCGCAAACTGGCGCTGAACTGTGCGATCAACCCGCTGACCGTGCTGCATGACTGCCGCAACGGCGGTCTGCGCGAGCATCCGGCCGAAGTCGCCACGCTGTGCGCCGAACTCGGCGAACTGTTGCAACGCTGCGGCCAGCCGGCAGCGGCCGATAACCTGCATGAAGAGGTGCAGCGGGTGATTGCAGCCACCGCCCTCAACTACTCCTCCATGCATCAGGATGTCGCCCAGAGGCGGCGCACCGAGATCGCCTACCTGCTCGGCTACGCCTGCGCCGCGGCGCAGCGTCACGACCTGCATCTGCCGCACCTGCAACACCTGCAGCAGCGCCTGCTCAGCCACCTCGCCGCGCGCGGTCTGCCGCTGGACTGA
- a CDS encoding cob(I)yrinic acid a,c-diamide adenosyltransferase, protein MGMRLSKIYTRTGDKGETGLADGRRVGKDHPRIEAIGELDTLNSQLGLLLADLEEAAATWPGLQEIGEVLSPCQHRLFDLGGELAMPEYQALQQGEIERLEAAIDRWNEEVGPLENFIMPGGSRLIAQAHVCRSFARSAERRCQHLNAVEPLRAEGLAYVNRLSDLLFVAARLIARRQGVNEVLWKAADKP, encoded by the coding sequence ATGGGCATGCGCCTCTCCAAGATCTATACCCGCACCGGCGACAAGGGCGAAACCGGCCTGGCCGACGGTCGTCGGGTCGGCAAGGACCATCCGCGCATCGAAGCCATCGGCGAACTGGACACGCTCAACAGCCAGCTCGGTCTGCTGCTCGCAGACCTGGAAGAAGCCGCCGCCACCTGGCCAGGCCTCCAGGAGATCGGTGAAGTGCTGAGCCCCTGTCAGCATCGCCTGTTCGACTTGGGCGGTGAACTGGCGATGCCCGAGTACCAGGCTTTGCAGCAGGGCGAAATCGAACGCCTGGAGGCCGCCATCGACCGCTGGAACGAGGAGGTCGGGCCTCTGGAAAACTTCATCATGCCGGGCGGCTCGCGCCTGATCGCGCAGGCCCACGTCTGCCGCAGCTTCGCCCGCAGCGCCGAGCGCCGCTGCCAGCACCTCAATGCCGTCGAACCCTTGCGCGCCGAAGGGCTTGCCTACGTCAACCGCCTCTCCGACCTGCTGTTCGTCGCCGCCCGCCTGATCGCCAGGCGCCAGGGCGTCAATGAGGTACTGTGGAAGGCTGCTGACAAGCCGTAG
- the argJ gene encoding bifunctional glutamate N-acetyltransferase/amino-acid acetyltransferase ArgJ, whose translation MAVGLGPLSTLHPVPGFELGIASAGIKRPGRKDVVVMRCTEGSRIAGVTTTNAFCAAPVLLTRERLGGEVRYLLTNTGNANAGTGADGLARARRACARLAELTGVAESAVLPFSTGVIGEPLPVEKIESALQAALDDLKTDNWEAAATGIMTTDTLPKGASRQFQHDGVTITVTGISKGAGMIRPNMATMLGYIATDAKVAQGVLQDLVRDAANKSFNRITIDGDTSTNDCCMLIATGQAALPEISEASGELFTKLKQAVFEVFMEVAQAIVRDGEGATKFVTVQVNGGGTHQECLDVAYAVAHSPLIKTALFASDPNWGRILAAVGYAGVAQLDVSKIDVFLGEVCIASKGCRAATYTEEQGAAVMAREEITIRIELGRGTCSETIWTTDLSHEYVKINAEYRT comes from the coding sequence ATGGCTGTTGGTCTTGGTCCGCTGTCTACCCTGCACCCGGTACCCGGTTTCGAACTGGGCATCGCCTCGGCCGGCATCAAGCGCCCGGGGCGCAAGGATGTGGTGGTGATGCGCTGCACCGAGGGTTCGCGTATCGCCGGGGTGACCACCACCAACGCCTTCTGCGCCGCGCCGGTGCTGCTCACCCGCGAGCGCCTGGGTGGCGAGGTGCGCTACCTGCTGACCAATACCGGCAATGCCAACGCCGGCACCGGTGCCGACGGTCTGGCCCGTGCGCGCCGCGCCTGCGCCCGCCTGGCCGAGCTGACCGGCGTGGCCGAAAGCGCCGTGCTGCCGTTCTCCACCGGGGTGATCGGCGAGCCGCTGCCGGTGGAGAAGATCGAGTCCGCGCTGCAGGCCGCACTGGACGATCTCAAGACCGACAACTGGGAAGCGGCCGCCACCGGCATCATGACCACCGACACCCTGCCCAAGGGTGCCAGCCGTCAGTTCCAGCACGATGGCGTGACCATCACCGTCACCGGCATCTCCAAGGGCGCCGGCATGATCCGCCCGAACATGGCCACCATGCTCGGCTACATCGCCACCGACGCCAAGGTCGCCCAGGGCGTGCTACAGGATCTGGTGCGCGACGCGGCGAACAAGTCGTTCAACCGCATCACCATCGACGGCGACACCTCCACCAACGACTGCTGCATGCTGATCGCCACCGGCCAGGCCGCACTGCCCGAGATCAGCGAGGCCTCCGGCGAGCTGTTCACCAAGCTCAAGCAGGCGGTGTTCGAGGTGTTCATGGAAGTGGCCCAGGCCATCGTCCGTGACGGCGAAGGTGCGACCAAGTTCGTCACCGTGCAGGTCAATGGCGGCGGCACCCACCAGGAATGTCTGGACGTGGCCTACGCTGTGGCCCACTCGCCGCTGATCAAGACCGCGCTGTTCGCCTCCGACCCCAACTGGGGGCGCATCCTCGCTGCTGTCGGCTATGCCGGCGTAGCGCAACTGGATGTAAGCAAGATCGACGTGTTCCTCGGTGAGGTCTGCATCGCCAGCAAGGGCTGCCGTGCCGCCACCTACACCGAAGAGCAGGGTGCAGCGGTGATGGCTCGTGAGGAAATCACCATCCGCATCGAGCTGGGCCGTGGCACCTGCAGCGAGACCATCTGGACCACCGACCTGTCCCACGAGTACGTCAAGATCAACGCCGAATACCGCACCTGA
- the secA gene encoding preprotein translocase subunit SecA yields MFAPLLKKLFGSKNEREVKRMLKAVQSVNALEEQMIALSDEQLRGKTEEFKARLAKGETLDQLLAEAFAVAREAGKRVMGMRHFDVQLIGGMTLHEGKIAEMRTGEGKTLVGTLAVYLNALSGKGVHVVTVNEYLARRDANWMRPLYEFLGLTVGIVTPFQPPEEKRAAYAADITYGTNNEFGFDYLRDNMAFSLEDKFQRELNFAVIDEVDSILIDEARTPLIISGQAEDSSKLYIEINRLIPRLKQHIEEEEGVVTQEGHYKVDEKSRQVELNEAGHQYVEEMLTAAGLLAEGESLYSAHNLGLLTHVYAGLRAHTLFNRNVEYIVQNGQVILIDEHTGRTMPGRRLSEGLHQAIEAKEGVNIQAESQTLASTTFQNYFRLYNKLSGMTGTADTEAFEFRQIYGLDVVVIPTNKPIARKDFNDLVYLTQEEKYQAIITDIKDCQAQGRPILVGTASIETSEYVSQLLQKEKIEHKVLNAKYHDKEAEIIAQAGRPGAVTIATNMAGRGTDILLGGNWEVEVAALENPTDEQIAQIKTEWQKRHQQVIEAGGLHVIASERHESRRIDNQLRGRAGRQGDPGSSRFYLSLEDNLMRIFASDRVKNFMKALGMQSGEAIEHRMVTNAIEKAQRKVEGRNFDMRKQLLEFDDVANEQRKVIYHMRNSLLAAENVGDTIAEFREEVLTAAINGHIPPQSMPEQWDVAGLESTLQSDFGLKLPIQQWLDEDDKLYEETLRERILAELVAAYNEKETQASAEALRTFEKQILLRVLDDLWKDHLSTMDHLRHGIHLRGYAQKNPKQEYKRESFALFQELLESIKRDTIRVLSHVQVRREDPAEEEARLRREAEALAERMQFQHAEASALAAEQDGAEEGAVATATAPVRSENKVGRNEPCPCGSGKKYKHCHGQIN; encoded by the coding sequence ATGTTTGCGCCTCTGTTGAAAAAACTTTTCGGAAGCAAGAATGAGCGTGAAGTCAAACGCATGCTCAAGGCGGTGCAGTCCGTCAACGCCCTCGAAGAGCAGATGATCGCCCTCTCGGACGAGCAACTGCGTGGCAAGACCGAAGAGTTCAAGGCCCGTCTGGCCAAGGGCGAAACCCTCGATCAGTTACTTGCCGAAGCCTTCGCCGTGGCCCGTGAGGCCGGCAAGCGCGTGATGGGCATGCGTCACTTCGACGTGCAGCTGATCGGTGGCATGACCCTGCACGAAGGCAAGATCGCCGAGATGCGTACCGGTGAGGGCAAGACCCTCGTAGGTACCCTGGCGGTCTACCTCAACGCACTGTCCGGCAAGGGCGTGCACGTGGTCACCGTCAACGAATACCTGGCCCGCCGCGACGCCAACTGGATGCGTCCGCTGTATGAATTCCTCGGCCTCACCGTGGGCATCGTCACCCCCTTCCAGCCGCCGGAAGAAAAGCGTGCCGCCTACGCTGCCGACATCACCTACGGCACCAACAACGAGTTCGGCTTCGACTACCTGCGCGACAATATGGCGTTCAGCCTGGAAGACAAGTTCCAGCGCGAACTGAACTTCGCCGTGATCGACGAAGTGGACTCGATCCTCATCGACGAGGCGCGTACGCCGCTGATCATCTCCGGTCAGGCCGAGGACAGCTCCAAGCTGTACATCGAGATCAACCGCCTGATCCCGCGCCTCAAGCAGCACATCGAGGAAGAGGAGGGCGTGGTGACCCAGGAAGGTCACTACAAGGTCGACGAGAAATCGCGTCAGGTCGAGCTCAACGAAGCCGGCCACCAGTACGTCGAGGAGATGCTCACCGCTGCCGGTCTGCTGGCCGAGGGTGAGAGCCTCTATTCCGCGCACAACCTCGGCCTGCTGACTCACGTCTATGCCGGCCTGCGCGCCCACACCCTGTTCAACCGCAACGTCGAATACATCGTGCAGAACGGCCAGGTGATCCTGATCGACGAGCACACCGGCCGGACCATGCCGGGGCGTCGCCTGTCCGAGGGCCTGCACCAGGCCATCGAAGCCAAGGAAGGGGTGAACATCCAGGCCGAGAGCCAGACCCTGGCCTCGACCACCTTCCAGAACTACTTCCGCCTGTACAACAAGCTGTCCGGCATGACCGGTACCGCCGATACCGAGGCCTTCGAGTTCCGTCAGATCTACGGTCTGGACGTGGTGGTGATCCCCACCAACAAGCCGATCGCCCGTAAGGACTTCAACGACCTGGTCTACCTTACCCAGGAAGAGAAGTACCAGGCGATCATCACCGACATCAAGGACTGCCAGGCCCAGGGCCGGCCGATCCTGGTCGGTACCGCCTCGATCGAGACTTCCGAGTACGTCAGCCAGCTACTGCAGAAGGAAAAGATCGAGCACAAGGTGCTCAATGCCAAGTACCACGACAAGGAAGCCGAGATCATCGCCCAGGCCGGCCGCCCGGGCGCGGTGACCATCGCCACCAACATGGCCGGTCGCGGTACCGACATCCTCCTCGGCGGCAACTGGGAAGTGGAAGTCGCTGCGCTGGAGAACCCCACCGACGAACAGATCGCGCAGATCAAGACCGAGTGGCAGAAGCGTCACCAGCAGGTGATCGAGGCCGGCGGCCTGCACGTGATCGCCTCCGAGCGCCACGAGTCGCGGCGTATCGACAACCAGCTGCGTGGTCGTGCCGGTCGCCAGGGTGACCCGGGCTCCAGCCGCTTCTACCTGTCGCTGGAAGACAACCTGATGCGCATCTTCGCCTCGGATCGGGTGAAGAACTTCATGAAGGCCTTGGGCATGCAGTCCGGCGAGGCCATCGAGCACCGCATGGTCACCAACGCCATCGAGAAGGCCCAGCGCAAGGTCGAAGGCCGCAACTTCGACATGCGTAAGCAGCTGCTCGAATTCGACGACGTGGCCAACGAGCAGCGCAAGGTGATCTATCACATGCGCAACAGCCTGCTGGCTGCCGAGAACGTCGGCGACACCATCGCCGAGTTCCGCGAGGAAGTGCTGACCGCCGCCATCAACGGCCACATTCCGCCGCAATCAATGCCCGAGCAGTGGGACGTCGCCGGCCTGGAATCCACCCTGCAGAGCGATTTCGGCCTGAAGCTGCCGATCCAGCAGTGGCTGGACGAAGACGACAAACTGTACGAGGAGACCCTGCGCGAGCGCATCCTCGCCGAGCTGGTGGCGGCCTACAACGAGAAGGAAACCCAGGCCAGTGCCGAGGCCCTGCGCACCTTCGAGAAGCAGATTCTGCTACGCGTGCTGGACGATCTGTGGAAAGACCACCTGTCGACCATGGATCACCTGCGTCACGGCATCCACCTGCGCGGTTATGCGCAGAAGAACCCCAAGCAGGAATACAAGCGCGAGTCCTTCGCCCTGTTCCAGGAGCTGCTGGAGTCGATCAAGCGCGACACCATTCGCGTGCTCAGCCATGTGCAGGTGCGTCGCGAAGACCCGGCCGAGGAAGAGGCCCGTCTGCGTCGCGAGGCCGAAGCACTGGCCGAGCGCATGCAGTTCCAGCATGCCGAAGCATCGGCGCTGGCAGCCGAACAAGATGGCGCCGAGGAAGGCGCAGTCGCCACCGCCACCGCGCCGGTGCGCAGCGAGAACAAGGTCGGCCGCAACGAACCCTGCCCTTGCGGTTCGGGCAAGAAGTACAAGCACTGCCACGGTCAGATCAACTGA